One region of Eremothecium gossypii ATCC 10895 chromosome II, complete sequence genomic DNA includes:
- a CDS encoding uncharacterized protein (Syntenic homolog of Saccharomyces cerevisiae YPR089W), translating into MNFQEPWSAATNADGFSLNSDSRTQKVKESLKLLKDTSDPWSALALLISEEESQVGRFKQLLQQVAGQVNDISRTSVPLLVYAIVFNHPEYIELLHETRDLDVNIADGLTSYSPLMWCFHLQQQECCVELLNYQDELQFDYRNSSSATALDLLVPGTEMYEFAEHHGLLELKHSPKVEDIFGSSGDLYKAPVRLDELDRTMNDKIRLQTVGLAVADEAGISASLYQPPDTGRPTTQEAATILFDYERLLPGQFIEFADFDIIQILDTLVDLPQRRPHDTVCPAALIFQCLRYARRKSQRSELVESTFHLSITRILSSQQANLGGVVTGNNGDIVSLSYWLSCLAFLYYFLYRDETFFRTHPLLLQELINAMQSLMMELCSSVHSRVEKLLVPAILSHTTIIDVKQTLYKKDWNFFKKKRQSHKKGPDSYDEILRMLYPPSIEEQMKPAPIKIVQIFGALAYVLESHQVHPLLSMQCLSTSIEWFSTSIFNIMVSSKKYLSRAQAMQIRLNLSTIEDWVKNHDMTVPKSKMVDTFIWERFPYTLLKPISEINLKQRTLRNITMYAPVKKEEELVMDPTNTLFYYQSFSRIAQIHLEPVHQLLQWLQVASSIDDEASLSNAMNLLNALNPAQLLKVVEKYRYEVDEKRFDSNLKKQLANMAKNESCSVLFPEKTQPLVILPMMSELTELYVTVPDAYRFVPLLPDDVREDIEILHERNVRDRSLEVQQTKQEPSITDDENEEDDTSSNDHRKSTTYEPSENGNIFGTINAPGNAIQRGDWQESSTIEENPW; encoded by the coding sequence ATGAACTTTCAAGAGCCGTGGTCCGCTGCCACAAATGCGGACGGCTTTAGTCTCAACAGTGACTCACGAACTCAAAAGGTCAAGGAATCCTTAAAATTGCTGAAGGATACTTCAGATCCATGGTCAGCGCTAGCGTTGCTTATAAGTGAGGAGGAGAGCCAAGTTGGTCGTTTCAAGCAGCTACTCCAGCAAGTAGCGGGTCAAGTTAACGACATTAGCAGGACATCTGTACCTCTGCTTGTGTACGCGATTGTGTTCAATCATCCCGAGTATATCGAGTTGCTACACGAGACAAGGGATCTGGATGTCAATATTGCAGATGGGTTGACATCATACTCTCCATTAATGTGGTGCTTCCATTTACAACAGCAGGAGTGTTGTGTTGAGCTACTGAATTACCAGGATGAACTGCAATTTGATTACCGCAATAGTAGCAGCGCCACTGCTCTCGACTTACTGGTCCCGGGGACTGAAATGTACGAATTTGCCGAGCACCATGGATTATTAGAATTAAAACACTCTCCAAAGGTTGAAGACATATTTGGATCATCTGGGGACTTATACAAGGCGCCTGTTAGACTTGACGAACTTGATCGGACCATGAATGATAAAATTCGCCTACAGACGGTTGGTTTAGCTGTTGCAGATGAGGCGGGTATATCTGCTAGTTTATATCAACCGCCAGATACTGGGAGGCCCACTACACAGGAAGCTGCTACTATTCTCTTTGATTACGAGCGACTTTTACCTGGCCAATTTATCGAATTTGCAGACTTTGATATTATCCAGATTTTGGACACACTTGTTGATTTGCCTCAGCGCAGGCCACATGATACTGTTTGCCCAGCTGCACTGATATTCCAGTGTCTGCGCTATGCAAGAAGGAAAAGTCAGCGTTCCGAATTGGTAGAGAGTACTTTTCACCTGTCGATCACGAGAATCTTATCTTCTCAACAAGCAAACCTTGGTGGAGTGGTGACAGGAAATAACGGCGATATAGTAAGCCTGTCATATTGGCTAAGTTGTCTGGCGTTTCTGTATTACTTCCTGTATCGGGATGAAACATTCTTTCGCACGCATCCACTTCTCCTGCAGGAGCTCATAAATGCAATGCAATCTTTAATGATGGAGTTATGTTCTTCCGTCCACTCTCGAGTGGAAAAACTTCTCGTACCCGCAATTCTGTCTCACACCACTATCATTGATGTAAAGCAGACGCTTTATAAGAAAGACTGGAACTTCttcaagaagaagagaCAGTCGCATAAAAAGGGGCCAGATTCATATGACGAAATCCTGCGCATGTTATATCCTCCCTCAATCGAGGAACAGATGAAACCTGCTCCGATAAAAATTGTCCAAATTTTTGGTGCACTAGCTTATGTGTTAGAATCCCATCAGGTGCATCCGCTTCTATCGATGCAATGTCTATCAACAAGTATTGAATGGTTTTCCACGTCTATATTTAACATCATGGTTAGCAGTAAAAAATATCTGTCAAGGGCCCAAGCAATGCAAATAAGGCTAAACCTTTCAACAATTGAAGATTGGGTTAAAAACCATGACATGACTGTCCCCAAATCTAAAATGGTTGATACCTTTATTTGGGAAAGATTCCCATACACTTTGCTAAAGCCAATCTCAGAAATTAATCTGAAGCAACGGACACTAAGAAATATAACGATGTATGCTCCCGTTAAGAAGGAAGAGGAACTTGTAATGGATCCAACAAATACCCTGTTCTACTACCAGTCATTCAGCCGTATTGCACAGATACATCTAGAACCTGTCCACCAATTATTGCAATGGCTACAAGTGGCCTCCTCTATTGATGATGAGGCCTCTCTATCGAATGCTATGAATTTATTAAATGCATTAAATCCTGCGCAATTACTAAAGGTGGTTGAAAAATATCGCTATGAAGTCGATGAAAAACGGTTTGACTCTAACCTCAAGAAACAGCTGGCTAATATGGCTAAAAATGAAAGCTGCAGTGTGCTTTTCCCTGAGAAAACGCAGCCGTTGGTGATTTTGCCCATGATGAGCGAACTCACTGAACTATATGTCACCGTTCCCGATGCATATAGGTTTGTTCCACTACTACCAGATGATGTCAGAGAAGATATTGAGATTCTTCACGAGCGCAACGTACGGGACAGATCTTTGGAAGTACAGCAGACGAAGCAAGAGCCTTCTATTACTGATGACGAAAATGAGGAGGATGATACTAGCTCAAATGATCATAGGAAGAGCACCACGTATGAACCTTCAGAGAATGGCAATATATTTGGCACAATAAATGCACCTGGTAATGCAATTCAACGAGGTGACTGGCAAGAATCATCTACGATTGAAGAAAATCCATGGTAA
- the CDC39 gene encoding CCR4-NOT core subunit CDC39 (Syntenic homolog of Saccharomyces cerevisiae YCR093W (CDC39)) — MLNLQIEQQTEEDIRASQSIIAHINVCIALLDESNKKEVEAQVNSILEKSPLSVYISYWKKLVQQSSQYIKEHQKLDLRKPTHYLLYNLFRDIVHKNSETVEVLNSAIFEDVAFLDQQHLTKKEILAVLDPTEDKEVIRRLEPEEYINKLKRVKQLQMNTFQALQDFVLKENPHTLEEILANLLLSLEGESLNDFIALILSEILSPGSQGLQSSSNSWFTPIAVAEATQRGAQISNALSKLNPSAVNWNRVFNLMSTKYFLNRVIAPTLASLSATFSALGNGLLIDQFFNCDWNLVFKLNLAILLHQWNPQQGCIDLLQTKDLRKVSKVLPNSKNSLLYLTSVSKLDIELFLSREEFGSSPMFQLFHDCFFDDYNIVPEYLALTLISETKHFSLMVENKAIINELLVTLMVQVFEKSPMVFGELIKKIPNHKVIEVGRIIINKDTTPLANFVQILYEEKKLEDFIRSIPFKESLKITPSARKVGWTGFEEYIKSKLSPESVNTIIDFIDLQASMDDQNTPFRSSRVYDLSALHFVVTLLDAYTLPKETRRRLNDVEYKLLNTFPRLINFGHGHDEAILANGDLVPIATDVEKEMQTYLQKMYNKEMQIKDVVDILRKLRDSDNSRDQDIFSCITHAVIAETKFFKEYPLEALATTSVLFGSMILFDLLRGFVLDVAFKIIADFAMEGPESKMFKFSVQALYAFRIRLHEFPEFCRSLVDEIPSLQSQPQIFQILAESAAQTSGKASGSAGAFPQIPDMITLNYFNVNELPVNVPQENPAREITEKVLFVVNNITMDNFSGKIADLTNLLEEKYYAWFSNYLVNQRAKTEPNYHELYANMLEAVDSKLLHKYMLNSTYKQLYLLLSTKDISSNDKNHLKNLGAWLGNITLGVDKPIRHRNIAFRELLLDSYKKGRLEIVVPFVTKVLQQAANSRVFRPPSPWTVGILRVLLELNEKANWKLNLTFEVEVLFKALGLKLTDLKPSKFVDIPEVTEYLAGNLRTLTIEQQQIEQQQQLISMQTYQQQLALLHRQQQQQQQQQQQQQQQQQQQQQQQQQQQQQQQSQQPQPQQTQQQMQQTQQQPQTQSTAHQQAQAQQSQQQQQMHAMSNNVNLHGEQPPMDGDGIFNNLVGQSAFVTHPDLKLLFMMAMSKAIREILVPTVEKSTSIAVITTISIMLKDFATEVDEIKLKTAAIGMVRKLAQSLAHSTSIELLKENIRTHTQALTPNLISINMNHSPLEELNMAIDDNINSALAPIEKAAMDKVTQDIGDQLMQAIAIRRYHKERRSDQPFLAPNASNYALSLPEPLGLKTTGITPQQFRIYEEFAKLSVVPEQVMHMAPNHAVSSQQVANNQLLQQQKILQQQMQQSQTQIQTDATHQQPLQQPLAAQPQIHPPLNRIQTELEQNQKVLVQFMDRLVLHIKENADKKLSDLGSDNAIKETIYQILTFIARSAQKDQLALKVSQAVVNSLFGTSESVLCREVLSLLLEKLCSLSIVARKDVIWWLVYALDTRKFNVPVIRALLEVNLIDIAELDAVLVTAMKNSMDGAIRFAMDLIRDTTLSNNPILMRLDFVCTLEYLRLFDLEETRAFFKEFEECKIMPVAKNTKATNKERIWLVFTEWVKLLQRVSSNDVVTTVFMRQLMDRGVLDSSDKTIEFVKASLELAVSSFKESDPTGEVFTAVDALSNLIARLLYLQDFSQTSRTDYLNLIFSTVTLVFAKDHEVNDSTFNERPYFRFFSSLLCEWESLRGHNFIKIKDEQCRNELLSFDTDFFNTFASFLHCYQSIAFPGFAFAWITLISHRMFLPNVLRLPNNAGWHSCVLLLSDLLKFLSQYIKKEETSDAVSVVYKGTLRIFLAIANDVPEFLVQNHYELINNVPRSCIQLKNIILSSFPKKMLLPDPYRTDLELDRLELCEQPPKVFYDPVQDLKNLKKPVDNYLRIPSASLIRTISAGVLRSEYEYEAGIGYDINTVDVKLINAIVLHVGIEAALEKQKTSFNAVFSTNATYYTLLSSLINEGSIEVKFHVIQAMVNQLRYPNAHTHWFNFVLRNMFVSDQWGDQTLDVQEIIIRSLLERIITSKPHCWGVVFTFVSLLRMDNIKLQELPFINDTPEMKLIFQNLSKYLVNSTNSNDKQSHETPLEQQS, encoded by the coding sequence ATGCTAAATCTGCAAATAGAGCAACAGACTGAAGAGGATATCAGAGCTTCACAGTCAATTATTGCCCATATCAACGTTTGCATCGCGCTACTTGACGAGTCCAACAAAAAAGAGGTCGAAGCGCAAGTCAACTCGATTTTGGAAAAGTCACCGTTATCTGTGTACATCAGCTACTGGAAGAAGCTAGTGCAGCAGAGCTCGCAATACATTAAGGAACACCAGAAGCTGGATTTGCGGAAACCGACGCATTATCTGCTGTACAATTTGTTCCGCGACATAGTACATAAAAATTCGGAAACAGTCGAGGTTTTAAACAGTGCCATCTTCGAAGACGTGGCGTTTCTGGACCAGCAGCATCTAACGAAGAAGGAGATTTTAGCGGTGCTAGATCCCACGGAAGACAAGGAGGTCATTCGCAGGCTAGAGCCAGAGGAGTATATTAATAAACTAAAGCGAGTCAAACAATTACAGATGAACACCTTCCAAGCGCTCCAGGATTTTGTCCTCAAGGAGAACCCACACACGCTCGAGGAAATTTTGGCGAATCTCCTTCTGTCACTTGAGGGAGAAAGCTTAAATGACTTTATTGCATTGATTCTATCGGAGATTCTCTCTCCAGGTTCACAAGGACTACAATCTTCATCTAACAGCTGGTTTACTCCAATTGCTGTTGCGGAAGCCACGCAGCGTGGGGCGCAGATATCTAATGCACTTTCTAAACTCAACCCGTCCGCGGTCAACTGGAATCGTGTCTTCAATTTAATGTCCACGAAGTACTTCCTGAACAGGGTCATTGCCCCTACATTGGCGTCTCTCAGTGCCACTTTCAGCGCATTAGGTAACGGTTTGTTGATTGATCAGTTTTTTAACTGCGATTGGAACTTAGTCTTTAAACTAAATCTGGCAATATTGCTTCATCAGTGGAATCCTCAGCAAGGCTGCATCGATTTACTACAAACGAAAGACTTGAGGAAAGTCTCTAAAGTACTCCCAAACTCAAAGAACTCCTTGTTATATCTCACATCGGTATCGAAGCTCGATATTGAACTGTTCTTATCAAGAGAGGAGTTTGGCTCCAGTCCTATGTTCCAATTATTCCATGATTGTTTCTTCGATGATTACAATATTGTTCCCGAATATTTGGCCTTGACTTTGATCTCAGAAACGAAGCATTTCAGTCTTATGGTTGAAAATAAGGCGATTATTAACGAACTATTGGTCACTCTAATGGTCCAAGTATTTGAAAAATCTCCGATGGTATTTGGTGAGCTTATCAAGAAAATCCCCAACCACAAGGTCATTGAAGTTGGAAGAATCATAATTAACAAGGATACCACCCCGCTTGCTAATTTTGTACAGATCCTTTACGAGGAAAAAAAGCTGGAGGATTTTATCAGAAGTATTCCGTTTAAAGAATCGCTGAAGATTACTCCTAGTGCTAGGAAGGTGGGATGGACTGGCTTTGAGGAATACATCAAGTCCAAACTCTCCCCTGAGTCTGTCAACACTATTATTGACTTCATTGATCTTCAAGCTAGTATGGATGATCAAAATACCCCATTTAGGTCGTCTAGGGTATACGATCTTTCAGCATTGCATTTCGTTGTTACTTTACTGGATGCTTATACTTTACCAAAGGAAACGAGGAGAAGACTTAATGATGTCGAGTACAAGCTTTTAAATACGTTTCCGAGGTTGATCAACTTTGGACATGGGCATGATGAAGCGATTTTGGCGAACGGCGATTTAGTTCCTATTGCAACTGATGTCGAAAAGGAAATGCAAACGTATTTGCAGAAGATGTACAACAAGGAAATGCAGATAAAGGACGTGGTGGATATTCTGAGGAAGCTAAGAGATAGTGATAATTCTCGTGATCAAGATATATTCTCTTGTATTACCCACGCTGTCATAGCGGAGACTAAATTTTTCAAGGAATACCCATTGGAGGCTTTAGCAACCACATCTGTATTATTTGGTTCAATGATTCTATTTGATCTTTTAAGGGGATTTGTATTGGATGTTGCGTTCAAGATAATTGCTGATTTTGCAATGGAAGGGCCTGAGTCAAAGATGTTTAAGTTTTCTGTTCAAGCTTTATATGCGTTTAGGATTCGTCTTCATGAGTTCCCTGAATTTTGCCGGTCCTTGGTTGATGAAATCCCAAGCCTCCAATCGCAGCCTCAGATATTCCAGATATTAGCGGAGTCTGCTGCACAGACTAGTGGAAAGGCGTCTGGTAGTGCTGGTGCTTTCCCCCAAATCCCAGATATGATTACTTTAAACTATTTTAATGTTAATGAGCTTCCAGTTAATGTCCCCCAGGAGAACCCTGCACGTGAAATAACAGAGAAGGTTCTGTTTGTTGTTAATAATATTACGATGGATAATTTTAGCGGAAAGATTGCGGATCTAACAAACCTACTTGAGGAAAAATATTATGCGTGGTTTTCCAATTATTTGGTAAACCAGAGGGCCAAAACCGAGCCCAATTACCATGAACTATATGCTAACATGTTGGAGGCAGTTGACTCAAAACTGCTGCACAAATATATGCTGAACTCCACCTATAAGCAATTGTATCTGCTTCTCTCCACTAAGGATATTTCATCGAACGATAAAAATCACTTAAAAAATTTGGGCGCGTGGTTAGGAAATATCACCCTAGGGGTAGATAAACCCATCAGACATCGTAATATTGCATTCAGGGAGCTCTTACTGGATTCCTACAAGAAAGGCCGCCTCGAAATTGTTGTTCCTTTCGTCACTAAAGTGTTGCAACAAGCGGCAAATTCCAGAGTTTTCAGACCTCCAAGCCCGTGGACAGTGGGTATTTTGCGTGTATTACTAGAACTTAATGAGAAGGCCAACTGGAAATTGAACTTGACTTTTGAGGTTGAGGTTCTATTCAAAGCTTTGGGCCTGAAATTGACTGATTTGAAACCTTCAAAGTTTGTAGATATCCCAGAGGTAACTGAATACCTAGCTGGTAACCTTCGAACGTTAACCAttgagcagcagcagattgagcagcagcagcagctaaTATCTATGCAAACATATCAACAACAGCTTGCGTTGCTACATCGacagcaacagcaacaacaacaacaacaacaacaacaacaacaacaacaacaacaacaacaacaacaacaacaacagcagcagcagcagcagcaatCGCAGCAACcccagccgcagcagacCCAGCAACAAATGCAACAGACCCAGCAACAGCCTCAGACTCAGTCTACTGCCCACCAGCAAGCACAGGCTCAACAATCccagcaacaacaacaaaTGCATGCCATGTCTAATAACGTTAATTTACATGGTGAGCAACCACCAATGGATGGAGATGGTATCTTTAATAACCTTGTTGGCCAGTCCGCTTTTGTTACACATCCAGATCTGAAACTTTTGTTCATGATGGCCATGTCTAAGGCTATCAGAGAGATTTTAGTACCAACTGTTGAGAAGTCAACGAGTATTGCGGTGATCACGACAATCAGTATTATGCTAAAGGACTTTGCGACAGAAGTGGATGAAATAAAACTAAAGACAGCAGCTATTGGGATGGTTAGAAAATTGGCTCAAAGTCTGGCGCACTCCACGTCCATTGAACTGCTAAAGGAAAATATTCGTACGCATACTCAGGCATTGACACCAAATCTAATTAGTATCAACATGAATCATTCTCCATTGGAAGAACTGAATATGGCGATTGATGACAATATTAACAGTGCATTGGCTCCAATTGAGAAGGCAGCGATGGATAAAGTTACACAGGATATCGGAGATCAGCTGATGCAAGCTATAGCTATCAGGCGTTATCATAAAGAGCGGAGGTCTGATCAGCCATTCCTAGCTCCCAATGCTAGTAATTATGCCTTAAGTTTACCCGAACCATTGGGTTTAAAGACAACAGGTATTACGCCGCAACAATTTAGGATATATGAGGAATTTGCGAAGTTGAGTGTTGTTCCTGAACAAGTGATGCATATGGCGCCAAATCATGCGGTCTCTAGCCAACAAGTGGCCAATAAtcagcttcttcagcagcagAAAATTCTGCAACAACAGATGCAGCAATCTCAAACTCAAATCCAAACGGATGCTACTCATCAGCAGCCGCTCCAGCAACCTCTAGCTGCACAGCCGCAAATTCACCCACCACTGAATCGTATTCAAACCGAATTAGAACAGAATCAGAAAGTTCTTGTTCAATTCATGGATAGGCTGGTTCTCCATATTAAAGAGAATGCAGACAAGAAACTTTCCGACCTAGGAAGCGACAATGCCATTAAGGAAACGATCTACCAGATTCTGACCTTTATTGCCAGGAGTGCACAGAAGGATCAACTTGCATTGAAGGTATCCCAAGCAGTGGTAAACAGCTTATTTGGTACAAGCGAAAGCGTTCTGTGCAGGGAAGTGCTATCACTCTTATTAGAGAAATTATGTTCTCTCTCAATAGTTGCCAGAAAGGATGTCATATGGTGGTTGGTATATGCTTTGGACACTAGAAAGTTTAACGTTCCAGTTATCCGCGCTTTGCTTGAGGTAAACTTGATAGATATTGCCGAGCTGGATGCTGTTTTGGTTACTGCAATGAAAAATTCGATGGATGGTGCAATCAGATTTGCTATGGATCTTATCAGAGATACCACTTTGTCCAATAATCCAATACTTATGCGCTTAGACTTTGTCTGCACCTTAGAATACTTGAGGCTGTTTGACCTCGAAGAGACAAGAGCCTTTTTCAAAGAATTCGAAGAATGTAAAATCATGCCAGTGGCCAAAAATACTAAAGCCACAAATAAAGAACGTATATGGCTAGTTTTTACTGAATGGGTAAAGCTGCTACAGCGAGTAAGCAGTAATGATGTTGTGACCACTGTTTTTATGCGACAGCTAATGGATCGTGGAGTTCTAGACTCCAGTGACAAAACTATTGAGTTTGTGAAAGCTTCTCTAGAACTAGCGGTGAGTTCTTTCAAGGAAAGTGACCCCACAGGAGAAGTATTCACGGCTGTTGATGCTTTAAGCAATTTGATTGCCCGTCTACTGTACCTACAAGACTTTTCGCAAACTAGTAGAACAGATTACCTAAACTTGATCTTTTCCACCGTGACGCTCGTGTTTGCTAAAGATCATGAAGTTAACGACTCAACTTTCAATGAAAGGCCTTATTTCAGATTTTTCTCCAGCTTATTGTGCGAGTGGGAGTCTTTGAGAGGTCATAATTTTATTAAGATAAAGGATGAGCAATGCAGGAATGAGCTTTTATCTTTTGATACCGATTTCTTCAATACTTTTGCGTCGTTCTTGCATTGCTATCAATCAATTGCCTTCCCAGGATTTGCCTTTGCGTGGATTACATTGATATCTCATCGGATGTTTTTGCCGAATGTCCTTCGCCTACCTAACAATGCAGGCTGGCATAGTTGTGTTTTGCTTTTATCTGACCTGTTGAAGTTCCTCTCTCAATATATTAAAAAAGAGGAGACGTCGGACGCCGTTTCTGTTGTTTACAAAGGTACGTTGCGTATCTTTTTGGCCATAGCAAACGATGTCCCTGAATTTCTTGTGCAGAATCATTACGAGCTGATCAACAATGTGCCGAGATCTTGTATTCAGTTGAAAAACATTATTCTTTCGTCATTTCCTAAAAAAATGCTACTACCAGATCCCTATAGGACCGATCTAGAGCTTGATCGTCTAGAGCTGTGCGAGCAACCCCCTAAGGTGTTCTACGATCCCGTTCAAGATCTCAAGAACTTAAAAAAACCAGTGGACAATTACCTCCGGATTCCATCGGCGTCCCTGATTAGGACAATATCCGCCGGCGTCCTCAGATCTGAGTACGAATACGAAGCAGGCATTGGCTACGACATTAACACTGTCGATGTCAAGCTTATCAATGCTATTGTCTTGCATGTTGGAATTGAAGCTGCCCTTGAAAAACAGAAGACCAGCTTTAACGCGGTTTTCAGCACCAACGCGACATACTACACTCTCCTCAGCTCTTTGATCAACGAAGGTTCCATTGAAGTTAAATTCCATGTTATTCAGGCGATGGTCAATCAGTTGAGATATCCAAATGCGCACACCCACTGGTTTAACTTTGTGTTAAGAAACATGTTCGTATCGGATCAGTGGGGTGATCAGACCTTGGACGTCCAAGAAATCATCATCCGTAGTCTTCTAGAACGGATTATAACCAGTAAACCACATTGCTGGGGCGTGGTATTCACATTTGTTAGCCTCTTGCGCATGGACAATATCAAACTGCAGGAGTTGCCATTCATTAATGATACACCGGAGATGAAGCTCATCTTCCAGAACTTAAGCAAATATCTTGTTAACTCGACCAACTCTAATGATAAACAGTCTCATGAGACTCCATTAGAGCAACAATCATGA
- a CDS encoding ABR113Cp (Non-syntenic homolog of Saccharomyces cerevisiae YLL055W (YCT1)) → MANPVTADEASEKRIQDSIVHEKQDFELKAELQSKSSVDISTKDEKSLVVNSRNADITLSFLLKHDKDVPPITEAEEKKLARKVMWYIVGLTASINFITYIDKAQLSYSTLLGFFEDVNMSLNRYNNVNTLFYVGYITGQINLLFIQKFPLKNVVIVLLTIWCIIMMVQCAMTDYKGVYVLRLCLGFTEAIIIPALNNTMLMFLTENEKAATAPIFVIATVSVSIPMGVLSYLILLIKNPAISHWKILSIIIGSLTFVVALVALYLYPNNPTDAKFLSLKEKVWVIRRVQDTTGSSIEQKKIKKHQIIEGLRDPISWLFLLFFATQQLANNLSYQRNLLLKSAGHIDDMHASLISSSSGGLAVIGSLVASFIMFKKKNFTAYTVVLWSIPSFIGCVAMMALPDNAHIAMVVMICIASSTDGIPWIMMISWSTTSTSGYSKRLTRIGMVMVGYSISNLISPQLWQEAHGPRYYPAWAVQLSLSFFFAPALAILIRIILARRNKERLALASDNLGAVEIDGDLVKTNLAMLDLTDLENKHFIYPL, encoded by the coding sequence ATGGCAAATCCTGTCACTGCAGATGAGGCATCGGAAAAGCGCATACAGGATTCTATTGTTCATGAGAAACAAGATTTCGAGCTGAAGGCCGAGCTACAATCCAAGTCATCAGTGGATATATCGACCAAGGATGAGAAGTCTCTGGTGGTAAATTCGAGAAACGCGGATATAACGTTATCGTTTCTCTTGAAGCATGACAAGGATGTCCCTCCTATCACAGAAGCCGAGGAAAAGAAGCTTGCACGAAAGGTTATGTGGTACATCGTGGGACTGACGGCGAGCATTAATTTCATCACCTACATAGACAAGGCGCAATTGTCCTACAGCACTCTGTTAGGATTTTTTGAAGATGTAAACATGTCCTTGAATCGTTACAACAATGTGAATACCTTATTCTACGTTGGCTATATTACCGGACAGATCAACTTGCTGTTTATCCAGAAGTTTCCTTTGAAGAACGTTGTTATCGTCCTCCTGACGATATGGTGCATCATTATGATGGTACAATGTGCAATGACGGATTACAAAGGTGTATATGTTCTTCGTCTCTGCTTAGGTTTCACGGAGGCTATTATCATTCCTGCATTGAACAACACAATGCTGATGTTCTTAACAGAGAATGAAAAGGCAGCGACCGCCCCGATTTTTGTTATCGCGACGGTCAGTGTATCCATACCAATGGGCGTCCTTTCCTACTTGATCCTGCTGATAAAGAACCCAGCTATCTCACATTGGAAAATTCTGTCAATTATAATCGGCAGCCTAACGTTTGTGGTAGCGCTCGTAGCGCTATATCTATACCCGAATAACCCAACCGATGCCAAGTTCCTGTCGCTGAAGGAAAAGGTGTGGGTTATCCGTAGAGTCCAAGATACAACTGGCTCGTCCATCGAGCAGAAGAAGATCAAGAAACACCAGATTATCGAGGGTCTACGGGATCCGATCTCGTGGCTGTTCTTGCTTTTCTTTGCTACCCAACAGCTTGCGAACAATCTGTCCTACCAACGTAACCTCCTACTGAAGAGCGCCGGCCACATAGACGACATGCACGCCTCCTTGATTTCCTCGTCATCTGGCGGCCTCGCAGTCATTGGCTCCCTGGTCGCCAGTTTCATCATGTTCAAAAAGAAGAACTTCACTGCCTACACTGTGGTATTGTGGAGTATCCCGTCCTTCATCGGCTGTGTGGCGATGATGGCACTACCCGACAATGCGCACATCGCCATGGTCGTCATGATCTGCATTGCCTCGTCCACCGATGGAATCCCCTGGATCATGATGATCAGCTGGAGCACAACGTCCACCTCTGGTTACTCGAAGCGGCTGACCCGTATTGGCATGGTTATGGTCGGATACAGTATTTCAAACCTCATTTCCCCCCAACTGTGGCAGGAGGCGCACGGCCCTCGCTACTACCCCGCATGGGCGGTCCAATTATCACTTTCATTCTTCTTTGCGCCTGCGCTGGCAATACTCATTCGTATCATTCTGGCCAGAAGGAATAAAGAACGTCTAGCGCTGGCTAGCGACAACTTGGGTGCTGTGGAAATAGATGGAGACCTTGTGAAGACCAACTTGGCGATGCTTGACCTAACAGACCTGGAAAACAAACATTTCATCTATCCTTTGTAA